The Saimiri boliviensis isolate mSaiBol1 chromosome 10, mSaiBol1.pri, whole genome shotgun sequence genomic sequence AAACATCCAGTTATCAGATGAACAAGTTCTGGGTATCTAAGGAACAGCATGGTGGTGATGGGTATGTTAATTAATTTGATATGgtaatcattacacaatgtataaatatataagataatgATGGTATACTTCTtgaacatatacaatttttatttatcaattaaatatgggaaaaaaagaatacaaaaaagggTAGCCCTATCCTGGGAAAACACCATGTAATTTAACAAGTAACAGAGAGAagacaattattttctctttaaagtggaaaattcttttgtgtgtgtgtgtagtttttgtttttttttttttttaattgttctttagtttctggggtacatgagcagatcatgcaggattgttgtataggtacacagatggcaatgtggtttgctacctccatcctcatcacctacagctggcatttctccccatgttatccctccccaccctccccacccctctgctgtccctcccttggccccccagcaacagaccctggtgtgtgatgctcccctccttgtgtccatgtgttctcattgttcaacacccacttatgagtgagaacatgtggtgtttgattttctgttcttgtgtcagtttgctgaggattatggtttccagattcatccatgtccctacaaaggaaatgaactcatcattttttatggctgcatagtattccatggtgtatatgtgccacattttccttgtccattctatcatcgatgggcattttggttggttctaggtctttgctattgtaaacagtgctgctatgaacatatgtgtgcatgtgtctttataacagaatgatttacaatcctttgggtatatacccagtaatgggattgctgggtcaaatggaatttctatttctaggtccttgaggaagtgccacactgtcttccacaatggttgaactagtttacactcccaccaacagtgtaaaagtgttcctatttctccacatcttttccagcatctgttgtctccagattttttaatggaaaattcttAATACtataaaaaaaagcaaacatttaaaaattatcttcaaatatgtgtggagataattttttaaatatgtaactcTTCTGAACTTCTCTGGTCAAGTGTGGGACAAGGTGACAAATAGCGATGATCCTGAAATATCCATAGTTATTACATCAGAAccacttgaaaaaaaatacatgtgctagaaaaaaaaatcaaaatttaccCATCTTCTCTTTGAGAAGGAATGCTGATCTATTTAAAAGATTTCATTTCAACAATGTAACAATGTATTTTACAGATCTATTTTGGAGTTCtatcaaatattaaaagaacACGTACTTCCAAATTCACAcaagattttcaaaataaaaaaatgagggaTTATGGCTTAATTATTTGTTTAAGATTATGGTAACCATGATCCCAAAACAAGATAGGgaatctgaaagaaagaaaaattcagtctgaatgaggaaaacagatggaaagctttttaaaaatatagcaaacCCCATATATTCATATACAACTATTTAATGCATCCTACAAACTTGATTTAATGCAAGACAAAAAAAGTTGAATATTAGAAAATACTCAGTTATTTGCCACATcattaattaaaagaataaaagccatATGATCATATTAATAGACAtcgaaaaatatttttgaattaattctcacaaatttaaaaatatagacctTACTAATCTAATGAAATACACATAAAGTAGATAAgcttagaaacaaaataaaagttttataattttacttttacattaattttatgATCCACTAAGAGTTAGTTTTCCTATGTagtgtactaaaaaaaaaatccttcgttcttttttttcttggttgcttgcttccttcctttctccctcctttcctttctttcattttctccccttcccttcttgcctttccttgcctccctccttctctccctccctccctctttttcccttccttccttcttttcttccttccttcagctAAAATACAATGCTTAATCTAATTTCATCAGTTCCCCAccatttcttttgtctttgccTTTTCAAATTTAAGATGCTATCCAGGATCCCACAttgtatttacatattatttctcTTTGGACTCCTTCCTTCTGTAACAATTCTAGTTTTTCTCAGACTTTCATACCTTAACACTTTTGAAGAGTACTTTGCATTCCTGCAATAAAAGTAACTTGGAAATAAATAAGGACAACATTAACCACAAAGGGTCACAAAATGACTGTTGGAAATATTACATATCTTGTTTGTAGTTGTCACAAACTTTGATCAAAAACTCGTAGAACTATACACTTGAAATGGTGACTCACTGTATGTACAATATGCACCATTAAACTTGGCTTTAAGAAAGGAAGGAGATTTGCTGCATCTAtcagtgtatacctatgtaacaaacctgcacgttctgcacatgtaccccagaacttaaagtctaatcataataataaaaacttataATATTGTCACctaaaaaaagaagggaagaaaggagaaaaaggacaaataatattattaaaaagcaTGTAAGTACTAATTCAGTAGACATCCAAAAAGACAGTCAGCAAAGTTATGAATAGGACTAcgtcaataaatttaaaaacttaagaatAGACAAATTCCTAGTATAATGTAATTCATTAAAAGCTAAAAGCTGATGGACTATAAAGAGCCTGAAAAATTCTCAGaagcattagagaaatgaaatacTTACTAAAAGTATTCCCACAAAGCTAGCTATATGGGTAAAGTCCATAGAATTTTTACAAGAGATTATTTCAGTCTAACATTCTTTGGAGTGAAACTCTGTGATTGTGCATTATGAAAATGTGGAGTTCTGAGGTAGTAAATCAGGCTATATAGGTAAGCCCATGTTTTACAGCAAGTTTGTGAAAAACATGTTTCCAAAGTTGAAAATTAAACCCATTTATGTTCATTCAGAGGATTACTGATTTCAACAACTTTCTGACCAatttgctgcaaaagacattatttcattccttttaatggctgagtagtattccatggtgtctatatACTACATTTACTTTATCCACTCACTAGTCAATGGATACTTaagttggttccacatctttgcagtTGTGAACTGTGATGCTATAGCAtttgtgtgcaagtgtctttttcatataatgacttcttttcctttggatagatacttagcagtggaattgctgggtcaaccTCATGACTGTCCCTCTCCTCCACCCAAAATTGCAGCTTCCAGATATTCTTCTAGTTCCATACTCTCTCCTACCTTTTTGCAGAGGTTTTCCTTTGGTCAGGTTGTTTGACATCTGATAACATGTTCTCAGCTTTCAGATCTTAGTCCAAGCCTCCCTTCATATACCAAGTCCTCTAAAATAATGTCAGTCAACTTCTACAAACTCTTGGGCTTACTCCCACTGTAACATCGATCTCACTGCATTATAATTGCTTCATTGTCTGTCTTTCTTACTATGTGTTCATGTCCTTGACTGCAAGGACTGTATCTTACTGACTGTAGTGTCACATAAATCATTCATTGCCactaacacattttttaaaaagcactccaTTTATAATTATTGAATTAATACCAATAAAAATTCAGTCCAGTATCATTGACTCCCTTTAGGATAGCTGCCTATCTCACAAAATTTAGGTATAGATCAATTTTATGGGGAAGTTGACATGTCAAATGGATTTTGGAATGTATGAGCCTTCAACTTTGTTTTGACTCTGAAATTGTGTGATAATGTGTTCATAAATGGAAAAACTGCAGATCAAATGAGCTAATGAAGACACAAAGGCAAAGAGAGTCCCCCTGTTGAGACTCATTAAGCAAGTAAGGAGCCCCATTATCattatatgtttttctctttcttcttctttcctgtcCCCTGTTCAGTTATTtcttcccactctttttttttttttggctatattTTGGTTTTTCACCAAAGGTGAGTTACACTCTCAAAAATCCCAGTCCACTAGATTCATCAAGGTTGAATAGGGCTTTACTGCATGTATGTGAGGTGGAGTAGGAGAAGGCTCTTAAAAGGGACCTAAGGAAGACTTCTACACAGCAGACTGACTGCTcctgattttcaaaaattcaaattaaagccATATTACTATTCATTGGCTTGTCCAAGTaatctgtttttctgaaattaacTACATCTTTGGTCTTTTATACATCTATctcattgtatatttattttctttccaaaatttcAGATaaagtttcttgaattttttggAGATTAGAATGCCTTAGGCTTTTAAGTAAGATCCCATAAATATGCAATAATTTTCTTGCAAAATTGTCCATTCACTATTTAGCAGTTACTGAGGCTCTGCTTTTCTTTAGCTAATACTGTCATCGTATACAAACAACCCTTGGCTATATTGTGATCAGACCGAACAAGATCTTTAATTGATGTTTCtccatgaatcacaaatataTTGCATGTGGCTACTTACATCATGTATTATTGTGAGCAAATTTTCAGCAGTGAATATGCATTTGACCCAAGACAACATTATAACCTTTctgaaatatggaaaaataacCAGTTATTCAGTATAAGAGCTAGGTGTAGGTCCATGATTACAAATAATGTAACAAACCCAACAGTACAATAATATGGTACAGTTTATTCAAATTACTATCAAGACAAAGAAATGGAGACTAAATAAGTGTGACAGGTCTAAGGTGGCAGTGCCATACTCCACTAATTATGCTGCTATGACATAAAACTACCACACATCTCACACCCTATCTCAACCACTCAGCCTCCTACATAACATCCACAGTTCATGCTATGTCATCTCCTTCCTGGTTGCCAGGGCAACATAGTTTATACCTGTCAAATCTGTGTTGGGTGGAGAACAATGAGGCAAAGCTGTTTTCTCTAAGTTATGCTCACGAGTCAAGTTGCCAGCTTTGATGTTAACACAGAGAATTTCCCTAATAGTTTCTGCCAGGCCCCCTTCACCTCTTTATTCCTTAGGCTGTGAATCATAGGATTCAGCATTGGTGTCAAAATGGCATAAAAGAGAGAGATCAACTTCTCCTGAAGGACAGAGGGACCAGAATGGGGCTGGATGTAAGTAAAAATGGCCATGCCATAGCACAGGGCAACCACCGTGAGGTGAGAGGCACATGTGTGGAaggctttcctccttccttctctggacTGGATCTTTAGGATGGTGGAGATGATCCGGATGTAGGACAAAAGAACCAGGCAGAAGGGTGTCATCAGAAGAAGAATGCTAGACACCATGATGGCGACCTCATTGGAGGAGGTGTCCACACAAGCCAGCCTGACCACTGCTAGAAGTTCACAGGATATGTGATCAATAAACTTGTTTGTGCACACGGGCAGCTGAAAGGTGATGGTGGTCTGCATGAAAGAGTTAATGGATCCACTGGCCCAGGATATGATGGCCAACCTAGCACACTGTCCTCTGTGCATGATGGCCGAATATCGCAGGGGGTCGCACACAGCCACATAGCGGTCATAGGCCATCCCTGCCAGGAGAACAAACTCAATCCCACCCAAGGCCAGGGAGAAAAATAACTGGGCTGCACAGCTCCGGAATGGGATGGCTTTATGTTCTGCAAGAAAATGCGCCAGGAGCTGAGGGACTATGCTTGTGGCATAGGAGACATCAACAAGGGAGAGGTTGGTGAGAAAGAAATACATGGGAGTGTGGAGTCGGCTGTCCAGCCTGATCAGAAGAACAATGAGACAGTTTCCCAGCATGGTCACCACGTACATGACCAAGAACAGGACAAAGAGGGAGACCTGAGTGTCCCAGTCACTGGACAGGCCGAGGAGAATAAATTCACTCACCCAAGTCTGGTTATCTCTTCCCATTAAAATATTCAAGGATTATTAATCTGTGAAGAgagtcagaaaaaaacagaatctgTTGAGTAACCATAAGAATGACTTTTTAAGAATACTTATGTATATGACCTGCCAGTGCTAGCGTCAGTCTTTAGATTATTTGTGAGGTTAAGCTAACAACCTGGATTCCAACATGCATTGTATCTACTCTGCTTCAGAGAGACAGGCAAGTCCCTCAAAAAGGACATGATTTGTCTCAGGGAGGTCAGCTAAAGCCTGGAGATGATGTAGTGCAGTTTTAggagttttaacatttttaccaTCTTATTTGATTCCAGAGCAAGAAGAGCCTGGTAATTGAAAATTGTCAGAAAAATGATAAACAGTGAAGACAGACAGTTGGAAACTATCGCAAATATGCAGACTAGACTCAACTTGATGAAATACGTATATCAGTTACAAAAGGAAACATTGGGAAGAGGCAAGGGTCTTGTGCAAAGAGCGTGGAATCAGAGAACCTAGGTTTTATCTAGCAGGTAGGTGACTTTTCTTTAGTGACAAGGTTCAGAGGTAAGACAGATTACTATTAAATGACTCATAGTTACTTTTAAGTCAAACTTACATAGGTTATAGGGAAGTACTTGGTGTACACTCACTGGTAGTACTAGTACTAGGAGTGTTAGCAGTATGATGACTTCTGCTTTGGGGGTAGATAAAGCAGCAACTTTGCTCTCATATCCCTTCCACAATATCCAATATAAATTGGTAGCAACGTCTAATAGCTCTACGGGCTTGGAGGCTTTGAGGATTCACTGGTCTTTTTGATAGGCTTTGGTTTCTTCGATCATTAGTGGAATAAGGGAGGACATTGTGATGGCAtcttgttctttgtatttttctcttttctacttgTTTCTGTTAAGAATCTACCCTTTAAATATgggtttaaaataacaaaaacaaagatatgaATAGTTAGACATGTTAGACACAAGAGATGAATCGAAAGCGGTTGTTTAAAGACCTTCTTCAACCCTGTCTTCAACAAAGAAGATGTGCTTTGGAATGGAGAttccctgatgttttcttttgcaaagGCTTTTTCAGTAAAACAAATGTGTTCATTATATCATCAGTTGTGAACCTTAAACAGAAACAGGTTACATTTGAAAAAGTTTTGAACTAATTCCTTCTTATTTCGTGTCCACCTATTCACTAACTTTTCTTTTATTGCAGTGCACACAGTAAGGGAAACTAGGAGAGAAAGGGGGCAGGGGCATTGAGGCCGGAAACAGGTCAGACTAGAGTGTCTTAGCAGCAAGAGAAAGACTGTCAGGGCTGCAAGTCTCTTGCTTGATAAACGATTAAACAAAACATGTAGTTCCAGACATGCCCGTCTCCTTCATGGTTCAGAATCACATCTATTTTTTCTAAACTCTTCCCTAATGTCCTCCTCAAaaccttcttcctcctccaatACTTCCTCCTTTACTGCTCTGTCCTGATGGGTCCTCAGGGTGCTTTTCTTCGATCTTGACTGACCTGTGAATACATCTGATTGCCTCAAAGAAGGCATTCTAGTTTAAACTCTACAATCTCAAGTATatgtttccctttaaaaaaaaaaaatctgtcaactCTTATTGAATAGAGAGAAGATGTGCACCAGAAGTAGACATTGTTTCCACTAATTAGGCAAATATCTATGAAGTGCCATCTTTGACAGATGCTGATTTTTTGCTTATCAGTGgaagaaaagacacagacacagtgATCTTCCCCACATCATTTGCTCCTCTGCCTCACTGGAGACCCTGCAAGCCCATGACTCACTCCTCTCAGTCACCCCACACATCTCTCTACTATAGTCCTTGTCACATTACTAATGAGTAATAGTGTCTGATCTCAGACAAGGTACGAACTGCAGAGTCTAACAGCTCCTGTTTTGTATTCACATCTGCTTGTTCTGCTTCCTGAGGCTTGGAGCAAGATGCTTAGCCTCTCTGAGTTTCATATTCTTCATGTGTGAGATGTGCCTAATATTGTCCAGCTGAAGGGTCCCGGGTGAAATTAAAGGAGTTGAAGGACTAAAGCTCCTGCAGGAGTGCCTGAACAGGCAGGTGCCCGTTATTTACTAACAATCCTTAGTCTTCTTCATGCACTCCCTCTCTCTGCTATCCTCAGGTTTCTCTTGCTCCTGAGCAACTCCTTCTCcctctttataaaagaaaatatacagacatCTCAATTAAGGAAGCTTTAGTTTATATATAGCATTCTAAATCCGCTTCATTTCACATCTCTAATGACTGGACTCCATTTTCTGAATTTACTTCCTGATATTAATCCCTTAACCAGTAGAAATTTCTACCCTCACTAATCTATAGAACTTGAAAACTTAAAGGTTACTGATAACCTGTCAGCAGCAATTCTAgagaattttattctatttacatTCTTTAGTTAGCTTTTAACAATGTTACCTATTTGTTCCTTCAAACTCTCAACTCTGTCATGGACTTCTGTCCTGATCTTCTTCCAGTTGATTTGCATTGTAAGAATTCTTAACTTCCTTAGTTCTGCTCCATTCTATGGGCATTTGCTAAGGTTCTGTGCTTAGAAGTTGCACTCTACTTCTGCAATTTTTCTTGGAAGGCTTGTTATTTCTAGCTATAATAATTACTATCAACTCTATATGGCCCACTCTTAATTTCACCTTTACCTTCTAGATTTCCCTCCAAGGCTCCAAATGCATTCTGCAAAAGCTGAATGAATGTTTTCTAAATGTCCCACCAATGCCTGTATTCCTCTATTCACAAATGAAATTCCCTCCTGACCTCTTTATTTCTATCAACAGAATTAGATTTGTTCCACTCTTCCAATGaaccatcttttatttttccctcctcaCCATGAATAAATCATCTTCTTTTATATCTTCCATTGCTTATCTTTCATCTTCTCTTAGCCTTCATCTATATTTACTTTAGCCCTCATTATTCCCATCTTATAGAGTATAAGACCTTTCTTGCAAATTTATATCATGTAACCTTGACTTACTCCAAGCATCTTACCTTCTACTTCCAAATTAATTATGCAAAGCACAAATTTGTTACATCACTTTCATGTACACACATATCTATGGTGTATgtgtttaaaacattaatttattcttGGCTGAAATGTTTCCATGCAATCATAATCCAGTCCTGTTCTATATCtaccttttgttttattaattgtgGCATCTATATTATGCTGTATGTTTTACAGTGAAGTGTTTCGTTAAAATAGGCTGCTACTACTTAAATACTTTCTATTGATGTATTAACTGAATACTCTTAACATAGTAAGGTGACTATTTCTTTCCAAGGCTATTgccttggttttaaaaaattaatatttaagtatACCTTTTGTCTATACTCATGGCATTCCTCTAGGTACCCAtgatagataaagaaaaaagaaatactgtgtgcatttgaaaaccaaattaaagaggaaaatgtGTTGTTCAGATCATTTGACTACATATGTAGTTAATGCCATTTTCATATTGCTTTGGTCTCAGCTTCCAGCTAAATGGAACTGGATCTATATTCTCCATTCAAGGTGAAGAGTGACTAGGAGCCAGATAAGGTCTGTGTCTAACCACACATGTCACAAAGCAGATATTGGCCTTTTCCGCCCTAAATAATTTGTAATTCTATAGCTCTCCCCAAACCTGTGTTTTTCATTCAAGTCAAATAACCTAGGGACAATTCCGAAAATATTTGCTCCATTTGTCTGTACGAATAAGACAACAAAAACCTCTTACTACAGGTTTAGCATGCAGCTACTGTTCAAAAGCAGTGTTACACAATGAGTACAGCTAACAGCCCCATTTAGCTCGTCCTCATGTACAAGGGTGTCCTGTGCTCTCTTCTCAGTATTTGTGCAACTACTTTACCTATTTGCCAGTACCTAATGCTCCTTTAATAAATGATGAAACTCTATTTTATCTTCTTCGGGTTATGCCATCCTCATACTCAACAAACCTAAAGCTGTACATCTCTCTCTGTTTTGAGCTTTCTTTGTTCATTGAGGAAAAAACAATCTATGCTGCCTGCTCAGAACATGGTATTGAAGAAAAACATACCCTGTGATTCATCTTCTTAGACATGAGCACCAGGAAGGAAGGACTTCCTCTTGCCTGTGTTTTATGAATGGTGAGGAAGTTAGGGTAATTACTGTGGCcataataattagaaaacaatatatgatataatatcacagtatatatttatatttatagtatatattgaaagtatatatttatataaatttatataaattaaatctataattatatttatatttatatacatataaatttatatgtatataaatttatattacatttatatgtatataaattaaggTTGAAATAATACTAAATTAAAGGTTTATAATGTGAAGTACCTGAACTTAGTGTGAACTAGTATCTCAAGCTACACTGATCCTTTACAATATATCATACATGATTAGTAACTAGAGCTGAAGCTATGAATGGTACTGAAATTGCAAGAAAAGTCAGGGTTCAGGCAAATTAATTCAGTCACTGTCGAAAGCAGGTCAGAGATTTCTGAAAGGaaagagaactaccatttgagccagcaatcccatgactggatATGTATGCAAAGGAATCTGAATTGTTCCTTTCAGATCAAAGTCACAAGCACATGTATGTTcctcacagcactattcacaacaacAAAGACGTGAAGTCAACCTACATGCCATCAATGGTGAAtcggaaaaagaaaatgtggtacatatacaccatggaaaactatgcagccattaaaaaaagaaatcatgttctctgcaacaacatggatgcagctggaggctatgaacctaaacaaattaatacaggaacagaaaaccaaatatcacacgttcttcatttgtaagtgggagggcctacttgaggatagagggtgagaggagggtgaGGGTCGAAAACTATcttttgggtactatgctcattcACTATATGGGTGACGAAATCAATTGTACACCAAACCTCAGTGACacacaatttatccatgtaacaaatatGCACATTTGTTAcctcaaacctaaaataaaagttgaaaaagaaagtaaaagagtaGTGTGCTTTAACTGACAGCAATGATCAAAtcactcatttaaaatattacttttatggGGCCCTAGTTTAAGGTACCTCCATGTGCCCTTTCCCATCATCCAGAACTCTCCCTTTATCTTcctttttgtcttcatttctttttcatagacaggaaaatattgacaaatgatttttatgatgagaaaatcacagaaaaaaatgagaaactggACCCATAGTCAAAATCAGCCAGACATTGGCAGAacttttcactatgttggtgcCACACAGGGTCATAATTCGTGGTTTTGGAAATGTCTTCACATGCTGCtgttcagtgtgtgtgtgtgtgtgtgtgtgtgtgtgtgtgtgttttcatttttaattgcattgaAATCCCATTGCTACTTTGTGGACTAACACTCAAAAATGCTCAAGTTACTTTTACAAGGAAGTATCCAGGATTTG encodes the following:
- the LOC101046000 gene encoding olfactory receptor 2F1, giving the protein MGRDNQTWVSEFILLGLSSDWDTQVSLFVLFLVMYVVTMLGNCLIVLLIRLDSRLHTPMYFFLTNLSLVDVSYATSIVPQLLAHFLAEHKAIPFRSCAAQLFFSLALGGIEFVLLAGMAYDRYVAVCDPLRYSAIMHRGQCARLAIISWASGSINSFMQTTITFQLPVCTNKFIDHISCELLAVVRLACVDTSSNEVAIMVSSILLLMTPFCLVLLSYIRIISTILKIQSREGRRKAFHTCASHLTVVALCYGMAIFTYIQPHSGPSVLQEKLISLFYAILTPMLNPMIHSLRNKEVKGAWQKLLGKFSVLTSKLAT